The Leptospira sp. WS39.C2 genome contains a region encoding:
- a CDS encoding SGNH/GDSL hydrolase family protein, with product MNTKKAFVLVLALVMAGSLSAQTQSEMFQKVGVIGDSLSQGFFGVTVEKKTQDWAYPVLVSKQAGASVSYNVLKGPFVNLEDVLKWDCGIFCIAESIIGGNGSTVSLPTHAGITGAEYTTVLRTSGKCEDINATKQAKEWYWAKWYWYTYRWVTVADCQEPDKFHRFGLRDAGTQTQVMEKVKPTFLFGSAGANHVLCTALHTSTDCLDETRFKRDIREFFRRMAAMGSLKGGVLFTVPNVTAIAFLENYKDPNGRANYSGLKAFFRNSVSDPNQVLDATEVTTISNFLNMLNNEIKAQAATMRFAVADLRVIFDDLKENGRPIRSASGWSPGNARANWPLPNQPGVFGLDGVHPNMYGHSLFANELIKAINTRYGYVIPQVSEYTAWYYDTLNRNPVDLKKFLTENIFGQAISWVVSIFT from the coding sequence ATGAACACAAAAAAAGCATTCGTATTGGTGCTAGCTTTGGTGATGGCAGGTTCTTTATCTGCGCAAACACAAAGTGAAATGTTCCAAAAAGTAGGTGTCATCGGGGATTCCTTGAGCCAAGGATTCTTCGGAGTTACAGTTGAGAAAAAAACACAAGATTGGGCATACCCAGTTCTTGTATCCAAACAAGCAGGCGCTTCTGTTTCTTATAATGTTCTGAAAGGACCATTTGTAAACTTAGAAGATGTATTGAAGTGGGATTGTGGAATTTTTTGTATCGCTGAAAGTATCATTGGAGGAAACGGATCAACTGTATCCTTACCAACGCATGCAGGGATTACCGGTGCTGAATATACTACTGTTCTAAGGACTTCCGGAAAATGTGAAGATATCAACGCCACCAAACAAGCTAAAGAATGGTATTGGGCAAAATGGTATTGGTACACTTACCGATGGGTAACTGTTGCTGATTGCCAAGAACCAGATAAGTTCCACCGATTTGGACTAAGAGATGCTGGAACACAAACTCAAGTGATGGAAAAAGTAAAACCAACTTTCCTTTTTGGATCAGCTGGCGCTAACCATGTTCTTTGCACAGCTCTTCATACCTCTACTGATTGTTTAGATGAAACTCGTTTCAAAAGAGACATTCGTGAATTTTTCAGAAGAATGGCTGCGATGGGAAGTTTAAAAGGTGGAGTATTGTTTACGGTTCCAAACGTAACGGCTATTGCATTCCTAGAAAACTACAAAGATCCAAATGGTAGAGCAAATTACTCTGGACTCAAAGCTTTCTTTCGAAATTCTGTTTCCGATCCAAACCAAGTATTGGATGCAACTGAAGTAACAACAATTTCGAATTTCTTAAATATGTTGAATAATGAAATCAAAGCACAAGCTGCCACAATGCGTTTTGCAGTAGCAGACTTACGTGTGATTTTTGATGACCTAAAAGAAAATGGAAGACCAATTCGTAGTGCTTCTGGCTGGTCTCCAGGAAATGCTCGTGCAAATTGGCCACTTCCTAACCAACCAGGTGTTTTTGGTTTAGATGGCGTTCACCCGAACATGTATGGTCATTCACTTTTTGCAAATGAGTTGATTAAAGCCATTAACACTCGTTATGGATACGTAATCCCACAAGTGAGTGAATACACTGCATGGTATTACGATACACTCAACAGAAATCCAGTTGATTTGAAAAAATTCTTAACTGAGAATATTTTTGGTCAGGCAATTTCTTGGGTAGTGTCCATCTTTACATAA